In Flammeovirgaceae bacterium 311, one DNA window encodes the following:
- a CDS encoding short-chain dehydrogenase/reductase SDR (COG1028 Dehydrogenases with different specificities (related to short-chain alcohol dehydrogenases)): MILDGKVILVTGGSGLLGREFINDLKKKGAVALSLDINVETDFQKGEVFCDITDDISINTAINQITKQYKKIDGLVNSAYPRTKDWGVAFEEIDAQSWRQNVDIQLNSCFVITQAILKHMKQFKSGSIVNISSIYGVVGNDFTIYENTPINPPAAYSAIKGGLINFTRYLASMYGKHGIRINCVSPGGIFDHQPEPFLKAYEHKVPMKRLGNPDDIAPAVSFLLSEEAKYITGQNLVVDGGWTAI, from the coding sequence ATGATCTTAGACGGTAAAGTAATACTGGTTACTGGTGGTAGTGGTCTGTTAGGCAGGGAGTTCATAAACGATCTCAAAAAGAAGGGTGCTGTTGCGCTCAGTTTAGACATTAACGTGGAGACAGACTTTCAAAAGGGAGAAGTATTCTGTGATATCACAGATGATATATCTATCAATACTGCTATCAATCAAATCACAAAACAGTATAAGAAAATAGATGGCTTGGTCAATAGTGCCTATCCGCGAACCAAAGATTGGGGTGTTGCTTTCGAGGAGATCGATGCACAGTCATGGAGGCAGAATGTAGATATCCAGTTAAATAGCTGTTTTGTGATTACGCAGGCTATACTAAAGCATATGAAGCAGTTTAAATCTGGAAGTATAGTAAATATTTCATCGATATACGGGGTGGTGGGAAATGATTTTACCATCTATGAAAATACTCCTATCAATCCACCGGCAGCTTATTCTGCCATAAAAGGAGGATTGATAAATTTTACCAGGTATCTGGCTTCCATGTACGGCAAGCATGGCATCAGAATCAACTGTGTATCTCCGGGAGGCATATTCGATCATCAGCCTGAACCATTTTTAAAAGCTTATGAGCATAAAGTTCCTATGAAGCGTTTAGGTAATCCTGATGATATTGCTCCTGCAGTGTCTTTTCTTCTTTCTGAAGAAGCTAAGTATATCACAGGGCAAAATTTAGTAGTAGATGGTGGCTGGACAGCGATTTAA
- a CDS encoding oxidoreductase domain-containing protein (COG0673 Predicted dehydrogenases and related proteins): MRVLIVGLGSIAQKHIHALRKIEPDIQLVALRTGKSKNNLAGVTNIYHIAELEQKFDFAIISNPSTKHLESIKDLMFLKIPLFIEKPPLASLEGAGELVAAIEKEQIITYTAFNLRFHPVLQWVRNNIADKRVLEVQAYCGSYLPKWRPQADYRNVYSAKKELGGGVHLDLIHELDYVSWIFGRPQSVQGYISKVSDLEIDVPDVAHYWLQYEKMVASIILNYYRRDSKRTLEIVFEDLTWTVDLINNKVCDASGSILFEALPSVLHTYEEQMLYFINCLKSGSKPMNSIDEALHTLEMSLNIRQEKDDLRR; the protein is encoded by the coding sequence ATGAGAGTGTTGATAGTAGGCTTAGGATCGATTGCTCAGAAACACATTCATGCGCTACGTAAAATAGAGCCTGACATACAACTGGTGGCATTGCGAACTGGTAAATCAAAGAATAACCTGGCAGGGGTAACTAATATTTATCATATAGCGGAGCTGGAGCAAAAATTTGATTTTGCTATTATCTCTAATCCATCGACTAAACATTTAGAGAGCATCAAAGATCTGATGTTCCTTAAGATACCATTGTTTATTGAGAAGCCTCCATTAGCATCTCTGGAAGGAGCAGGCGAACTTGTAGCAGCCATAGAAAAAGAGCAGATCATCACCTATACTGCTTTTAACTTAAGGTTTCATCCTGTACTGCAATGGGTCAGGAATAATATTGCAGATAAAAGGGTGCTGGAAGTACAGGCATACTGTGGTTCTTATCTGCCAAAATGGAGGCCTCAGGCAGATTACAGGAATGTGTATAGCGCAAAGAAAGAGCTTGGGGGAGGGGTGCATTTAGATTTGATTCATGAGTTAGATTATGTAAGCTGGATTTTTGGCCGTCCGCAGTCTGTTCAGGGTTATATATCGAAGGTCTCTGATTTAGAAATAGATGTGCCTGATGTTGCACACTACTGGCTCCAGTATGAAAAGATGGTGGCGAGCATAATACTCAACTACTATCGCAGGGATTCTAAAAGAACCCTAGAAATAGTTTTTGAAGACCTCACCTGGACTGTTGATCTTATCAATAATAAAGTATGCGATGCTTCAGGAAGTATTTTATTCGAGGCCTTGCCATCAGTGCTTCATACCTATGAGGAGCAGATGCTTTATTTTATCAATTGCCTGAAATCCGGTAGTAAGCCTATGAATAGCATAGATGAGGCACTTCATACATTAGAAATGAGCTTGAATATTAGACAAGAAAAAGATGATCTTAGACGGTAA
- a CDS encoding nucleotidyl transferase (COG0517 FOG: CBS domain), translated as MKDYHRHIIRCKTPIKQALAQLDKLAADAILFVVDEDEKLKGSLTDGDVRRGFLKGLSLEDMVDQFIQPNPKFIQKGAYTIQEVINYREKQLRIIPVLCKEGRIVNVINFRYLKSYLPIDAVLMAGGRGQRLRPLTDNVPKPLLKVGDKPIIEHNIDRLISYGIDDFWISVRYLGEQLEEYFGDGSAKYVNMKYIWEDEPLGTLGAVSKIKDFQHEYVLVSNSDLLTNLDYEDFFLDFISKDAAISVVSIPYSVNIPYAVLETEGNSIKSFKEKPTYTYYSNGGIYLIKKEVLKYIPKDSFYNTTDLMELLIDKGLKVNSYPLRGYWLDIGKPEDFKKAQEDINQIKF; from the coding sequence ATGAAAGACTACCACAGACATATAATCAGGTGTAAAACACCTATCAAACAGGCGCTGGCCCAGCTGGATAAACTGGCGGCCGATGCCATTCTCTTTGTGGTGGATGAGGATGAAAAGCTGAAAGGATCATTAACGGATGGAGATGTGAGGAGGGGCTTCCTGAAAGGACTATCCCTGGAAGATATGGTTGATCAATTCATTCAGCCAAACCCTAAATTCATTCAAAAGGGGGCTTATACCATTCAAGAGGTAATCAACTACAGGGAAAAGCAGCTCAGAATAATTCCTGTGCTTTGTAAAGAAGGCAGAATTGTAAATGTAATCAACTTCAGGTATTTAAAATCTTACCTGCCTATTGATGCCGTGCTAATGGCCGGTGGAAGAGGACAAAGATTGAGACCCCTAACAGATAATGTGCCCAAACCCCTGCTGAAAGTGGGAGACAAGCCTATCATAGAACATAACATTGACAGGTTGATAAGCTATGGCATCGATGACTTCTGGATCTCGGTACGTTACCTGGGAGAGCAGCTGGAAGAATACTTTGGAGATGGTAGCGCTAAGTACGTGAACATGAAATATATATGGGAAGATGAGCCGCTCGGTACATTAGGGGCAGTAAGTAAGATCAAGGATTTTCAGCACGAATATGTACTGGTATCAAATTCAGACTTGCTCACCAACCTTGATTATGAAGATTTTTTCCTTGACTTCATTTCGAAAGATGCCGCTATTTCTGTGGTTTCCATACCCTATAGTGTTAATATTCCGTATGCAGTGCTGGAGACAGAAGGCAACAGCATTAAAAGCTTTAAGGAAAAACCAACCTACACCTATTATTCAAATGGAGGAATTTATCTGATCAAGAAAGAGGTGTTGAAATACATCCCTAAGGATAGCTTTTACAACACAACAGATTTAATGGAGCTGCTCATTGATAAAGGGCTTAAAGTTAACTCTTATCCTTTAAGAGGATACTGGCTGGATATTGGAAAACCCGAAGACTTTAAAAAAGCTCAGGAAGACATCAATCAGATAAAGTTTTAG
- a CDS encoding N-acylneuraminate cytidylyltransferase (COG1083 CMP-N-acetylneuraminic acid synthetase), which produces MNILITICARGGSKGVPGKNIKNLNGMPLIAYAIKVAQDFSEKFNADISLSTDDSLIKAKAAEYGVTTSYTRPESLATDTAGKIAVIEDLLNYEEANRGKSYDYVIDLDVTSPLRTLQDLENALQQIENQPEALNIFSVSPANRNPYFNMVEAQGDGFVRVVKKLGDIKSRQAAPPVYDMNASFYIFRKRFFEEGWKISTTDRSLAYVMQHICFDLDHPRDFTIMEIMMREGLLDFKL; this is translated from the coding sequence ATGAATATACTGATCACGATTTGTGCAAGAGGAGGCTCTAAAGGGGTGCCTGGTAAAAATATAAAGAATTTAAATGGCATGCCTTTAATTGCTTATGCTATCAAAGTTGCTCAGGATTTTTCTGAAAAGTTTAATGCTGATATTTCCCTGAGTACTGATGATAGTCTGATAAAAGCAAAAGCCGCTGAATATGGAGTTACAACTAGCTATACCAGGCCTGAGAGCCTTGCTACTGATACCGCCGGGAAGATAGCTGTTATTGAGGACCTTTTGAATTATGAAGAAGCTAACAGGGGTAAGTCATATGATTACGTTATTGATCTTGATGTAACCTCCCCCCTGAGAACCCTTCAGGATCTGGAGAATGCCTTACAACAAATTGAAAATCAGCCGGAAGCACTCAATATATTTTCTGTTAGTCCTGCTAACCGGAACCCCTATTTCAATATGGTGGAAGCACAAGGAGATGGTTTTGTGCGGGTTGTAAAAAAATTAGGAGATATTAAGTCGAGGCAGGCAGCACCTCCTGTTTACGACATGAATGCTTCTTTCTATATTTTTCGTAAAAGGTTCTTTGAAGAAGGCTGGAAAATCAGCACAACCGACCGCTCTCTTGCTTATGTAATGCAGCACATCTGTTTTGATCTTGATCATCCCAGAGACTTTACTATCATGGAAATAATGATGCGGGAAGGACTATTAGATTTCAAGCTATGA